From the genome of Monomorium pharaonis isolate MP-MQ-018 chromosome 2, ASM1337386v2, whole genome shotgun sequence, one region includes:
- the LOC105838931 gene encoding JNK-interacting protein 3 isoform X3 produces the protein MDQETVYGTHEDSHVVMSEKVQSLAGSIYQEFEKMIARYDEDVVKDLMPLLVNVLECLDISYTENQEREVELELLREDNEQLVTQYEREKQLRKASDQKLLELEDVSEDERKELLSKIDSLESIVRMLELKTKNSHDHVGRLEEKEAELKREYSRLHDRYTELFKTHVDYMERTKMLVGSTERLESVSVSRAPSRLPSLGLAHMSRSSGPLSYGFQSLEASINAEDVQEDIVSNVTNLRTEMLDSSSEAAIEMSDKSQLTDQPIQENKTTAISRRMLYESPETEVPPTLITPTTPTAGIEKLATTPGGRSRTEREQRSGNTLYQELSFQDADALGEMDEGADITGTFVHPGEYASSVNDNFFGMGKEVENLIMENNELLATKNALNVVKDDLIVKVDELTSEQEILREEVRGLQQARERLRQRIAALEEELKKVKEEAEAAAKATKSDDEEDVPLSQRKRFTRVEMARVLMERNQYKERFMELQEAVRWTEMIRASKTDPSSISGGKGSVWKFFSNLFTGPADRGALVRSTHTLPHVRYSAPANQVVPAPPLDAMRRRTLKSRQDFLDQGDTISSEKLVARRASERREQYRQVRAHVKKEDGRLQAYGWSLPGKPSAPVRQPPVPVPVYCRPLQETEPGMKIWCGAGVNLSGGKTRDGGCMVGGSVFYAAEAQETSNTKADAEDAVEHLDKELQENENRRLEAEQWEQQLSSLVWICTSTQKMSKVTVIDANNPADVLEVFNVCQGHLLCIASVPGAKESDYTQSSNENSIRNSANGTVNDSENNNGACEDVANANENVEQNGQKNHQNAEIVVDKSKNDSDNQSEDQANENTEKSAEMDQNFTNEPQSLESIDSETANLGKVNFVRFSADTHSSRSSNDKDATNEEAKEEVTEDTSIEKMSSIQPTMWLGAQNGAVFVHSAVAKWSICLHSVKLKDAALAIVHVQGRVLVALADGTVTIFRRGADGQWDLSQYHVITLGSPQHSIRCMTAVSGKTVWCGYRNKIHVIDPISMTLECTVDAHPRRESQVRQLAWLGDGVWVSIRLDSTLRLYHAHTYQHLQDVDIEPYVSKMLGTGKLGFSFVRITALLISSNRLWIGTGNGVIISVPLSESAGGSMAVARVQTSNNKSDAPGVGVRVFASERGVTPGSFIPYCSMAHAQLSFHGHRDAVKMFVAVPGHGGQSAITDGTQPAMLVLSGGEGYIDFRVGDGEETEENMDRSNIAISNEEHGEQSHLIVWQVQCPLLMPANG, from the exons AAACTTCTTGAGCTAGAAGATGTTTCGGAAGACGAGAGGAAGGAACTACTATCGAAAATTGATAGTTTGGAGTCTATTGTGAGAATGCTGGAATTGAAGACAAAGAACTCTCATGATCATG TTGGTCGGCTCGAGGAGAAGGAAGCTGAATTGAAACGCGAGTATTCCCGGCTGCACGATAGATATACGGAATTATTCAAGACCCATGTCGATTACATGGAGAGAACCAAAATGCTGGTTGGTAGCACAGAAAGACTGGAGAGCGTATCCGTCAGTCGTGCGCCATCGCGGTTACCTTCCCTCGGACTTGCTCATATGTCGCGCAGTTCCGGACCGCTTAGTTATGGTTTCCAAAGTTTGGAAGCCAGCATAAACGCCGAAGATGTTCAAGAAGATATTGTATCAAATGTCACTAATTTGAGAACCGAAATGTTGGACAGTAGTAGCGAAGCCGCTATCGAAATGTCCGACAAAAGCCAACTAACCGATCAACCAATACAAGAGAATAAGACTACAGCTATATCTAGACGTATGTTAT ACGAAAGTCCAGAAACGGAAGTACCCCCAACTTTAATAACGCCAACAACGCCGACTGCAGGTATAGAGAAATTAGCGACTACGCCAGGAGGTAGAAGTAGAACCGAAAGAGAACAACGAAGCGGCAATACGTTATACCAGGAGCTAAGCTTTCAAGATGCTGATGCACTGGGCGAGATGGATGAGGGCGCAGATATTACTg GAACTTTCGTACATCCTGGAGAATATGCTTCATCAG TGAATGATAACTTCTTCG gCATGGGAAAGGAAGTAGAAAATCTTATTATGGAGAACAATGAATTATTGGCAACAAA aaacgcGCTTAACGTTGTCAAGGATGATCTAATTGTCAAAGTGGATGAATTAACGAG CGAGCAAGAAATATTACGAGAAGAAGTTCGAGGTTTACAACAAGCGCGTGAGCGATTGCGGCAACGAATCGCTGCCCTCGAAGAGGAACTGAAGAAGGTCAAGGAAGAAGCAGAAGCGGCAGCAAAAGCGACGAAAAGCGATGATGAGGAAGATGTGCCTCTGTCTCAAAGAAAACGGTTCACACGTGTAGAAATGGCAAGAGTGCTCATGGAACGAAATCAATATAAGGAACGTTTTATGGAGCTTCAAGAGGCCGTTAGGTGGACAGAAATGATACGAGCCAGCAAGACCGATCCTTCTAGCATCTCGGGTGGAAAGGGTTCAGTGTGGAAGTT TTTTAGCAATCTCTTCACAGGCCCGGCCGATCGAGGGGCGTTGGTACGTTCCACGCATACGTTGCCGCACGTGCGATACAGCGCACCGGCAAATCAGGTTGTCCCAGCTCCACCCCTGGATGCTATGCGTAGACGTACGTTGAAAAGTCGCCAAGATTTTCTCGACCAAGGAGACACCAT ATCGTCCGAAAAGCTCGTAGCCAgacgcgcgagcgagcgaagagAACAATATCGTCAGGTACGAGCGCACGTTAAAAAGGAGGATGGTCGTCTGCAAGCTTACGGATGGAGCTTACCGGGGAAACCAAGTGCTCCTGTCAGGCAACCTCCTGTACCAGTTCCGGTGTATTGTCGACCCCTGCAAGAAACTGAGCCGGGGATGAAG ATTTGGTGTGGTGCCGGAGTAAATCTGAGCGGCGGTAAGACGCGTGATGGTGGATGCATGGTCGGTGGAAGTGTGTTCTACGCGGCTGAGGCTCAAGAAACAAGTAACACGAAGGCAGATGCTGAAGATGCCGTTGAACACTTGGACAAGGAGCTTCAGGAGAACGAAAACCGACGGCTCGAAGCGGAACAGTGGGAGCAACAACTTAGCTCGCTTGTCTGGATCTGCACTTCGACGCAGAAGATGTCCAAGGTCACAGTGATTGATGCGAACAATCCGGCGGATGTTTTAGAAGTGTTCAACGTTTGTCAGGGACACTTGCTTTGCATCGCAAGCGTGCCTGGTGCCAAAGAGAGCGATTACACGCAATCCTCGAATGAGAACTCGATCCGCAATTCGGCGAATGGCACAGTGAACGACAGTGAAAACAACAACGGCGCCTGTGAAGATGTTGCGAATGCAAACGAGAACGTTGAGCAGAATGGTCAGAAAAATCATCAAAATGCAGAAATTGTTGtcgataaaagtaaaaatgactCTGATAATCAGTCAGAAGATCAGGCTAATGAAAATACTGAAAAGTCCGCCGAGATGGATCAAAACTTTACGAATGAACCGCAAAGTCTGGAAAGTATAGACAGCGAGACCGCGAACTTAGGAAAAGTAAACTTCGTGCGGTTCAGCGCCGACACGCATTCCTCGCGATCTTCAAACGACAAAGATGCCACAAATGAAGAAGCAAAGGAGGAAGTCACTGAAGACACGTCTATTGAGAAGATGTCATCCATACAGCCGACGATGTGGCTCGGGGCTCAGAACGGTGCAGTTTTTGTTCATTCAGCTGTTGCTAAATGGTCGATATGCTTACATTCCGTGAAGCTAAAGGATGCAGCGTTAGCTATTGT ACATGTGCAAGGCCGAGTTCTGGTCGCTTTAGCAGATGGAACTGTAACGATATTCCGCAGAGGCGCAGATGGGCAATGGGATTTGTCTCAGTATCATGTGATTACACTCGGCAGTCCTCAACATTCCATTAGATGCATGACCGCAGTTAGCGGAAAAACAGTGTGGTGTGGTTATAGAAACAAGATTCATGTGATCGATCCTATTTCGATGACGCTTGAG tgcACAGTAGATGCACATCCCCGTAGAGAGTCTCAAGTGCGACAATTGGCATGGCTAGGTGATGGAGTGTGGGTCAGTATCAGGCTTGATTCGACATTAAGATTATATCATGCCCACACTTATCAGCATCTCCAAGACGTCGATATAGAGCCGTACGTCAGCAAGATGCTTGGTACGGGAAAGCTTGGGTTTTCCTTCGTGCGCATTACCGCGCTGCTTATTTCCTCGAATAGGCTGTGGATTGGTACTGGTAACGGAGTAATAATCTCAGTACCATTGTCGGAAA GTGCAGGTGGTTCGATGGCGGTAGCCAGAGTGCAAACGAGTAACAACAAAAGCGATGCACCGGGAGTTGGCGTCCGGGTCTTTGCGTCGGAACGAGGTGTCACACCGGGAAGTTTCATACCTTATTGCAGCATGGCTCACGCACAGCTCAGTTTTCATGGACACAGAGACGCTGTAAAGATGTTTGTTGCTGTACCTG GTCATGGTGGTCAAAGCGCAATAACGGACGGAACACAACCCGCGATGCTCGTTCTCTCTGGCGGTGAAGGTTACATCGATTTTAGAGTTG GTGATGGAGAAGAGACAGAGGAGAACATGGACCGCTCGAATATCGCGATCAGCAACGAAGAGCATGGTGAACAGAGTCATTTGATTGTATGGCAAGTGCAATGTCCTTTACTGATGCCAGCCAATGGCTAG
- the LOC105838931 gene encoding JNK-interacting protein 3 isoform X2 produces the protein MDQETVYGTHEDSHVVMSEKVQSLAGSIYQEFEKMIARYDEDVVKDLMPLLVNVLECLDISYTENQEREVELELLREDNEQLVTQYEREKQLRKASDQKLLELEDVSEDERKELLSKIDSLESIVRMLELKTKNSHDHVGRLEEKEAELKREYSRLHDRYTELFKTHVDYMERTKMLVGSTERLESVSVSRAPSRLPSLGLAHMSRSSGPLSYGFQSLEASINAEDVQEDIVSNVTNLRTEMLDSSSEAAIEMSDKSQLTDQPIQENKTTAISRHESPETEVPPTLITPTTPTAGIEKLATTPGGRSRTEREQRSGNTLYQELSFQDADALGEMDEGADITGTFVHPGEYASSVNDNFFGMGKEVENLIMENNELLATKNALNVVKDDLIVKVDELTSEQEILREEVRGLQQARERLRQRIAALEEELKKVKEEAEAAAKATKSDDEEDVPLSQRKRFTRVEMARVLMERNQYKERFMELQEAVRWTEMIRASKTDPSSISGGKGSVWKFFSNLFTGPADRGALVRSTHTLPHVRYSAPANQVVPAPPLDAMRRRTLKSRQDFLDQGDTIDTWFFWLRVGCLLVSRSSEKLVARRASERREQYRQVRAHVKKEDGRLQAYGWSLPGKPSAPVRQPPVPVPVYCRPLQETEPGMKIWCGAGVNLSGGKTRDGGCMVGGSVFYAAEAQETSNTKADAEDAVEHLDKELQENENRRLEAEQWEQQLSSLVWICTSTQKMSKVTVIDANNPADVLEVFNVCQGHLLCIASVPGAKESDYTQSSNENSIRNSANGTVNDSENNNGACEDVANANENVEQNGQKNHQNAEIVVDKSKNDSDNQSEDQANENTEKSAEMDQNFTNEPQSLESIDSETANLGKVNFVRFSADTHSSRSSNDKDATNEEAKEEVTEDTSIEKMSSIQPTMWLGAQNGAVFVHSAVAKWSICLHSVKLKDAALAIVHVQGRVLVALADGTVTIFRRGADGQWDLSQYHVITLGSPQHSIRCMTAVSGKTVWCGYRNKIHVIDPISMTLECTVDAHPRRESQVRQLAWLGDGVWVSIRLDSTLRLYHAHTYQHLQDVDIEPYVSKMLGTGKLGFSFVRITALLISSNRLWIGTGNGVIISVPLSESAGGSMAVARVQTSNNKSDAPGVGVRVFASERGVTPGSFIPYCSMAHAQLSFHGHRDAVKMFVAVPGHGGQSAITDGTQPAMLVLSGGEGYIDFRVGDGEETEENMDRSNIAISNEEHGEQSHLIVWQVQCPLLMPANG, from the exons AAACTTCTTGAGCTAGAAGATGTTTCGGAAGACGAGAGGAAGGAACTACTATCGAAAATTGATAGTTTGGAGTCTATTGTGAGAATGCTGGAATTGAAGACAAAGAACTCTCATGATCATG TTGGTCGGCTCGAGGAGAAGGAAGCTGAATTGAAACGCGAGTATTCCCGGCTGCACGATAGATATACGGAATTATTCAAGACCCATGTCGATTACATGGAGAGAACCAAAATGCTGGTTGGTAGCACAGAAAGACTGGAGAGCGTATCCGTCAGTCGTGCGCCATCGCGGTTACCTTCCCTCGGACTTGCTCATATGTCGCGCAGTTCCGGACCGCTTAGTTATGGTTTCCAAAGTTTGGAAGCCAGCATAAACGCCGAAGATGTTCAAGAAGATATTGTATCAAATGTCACTAATTTGAGAACCGAAATGTTGGACAGTAGTAGCGAAGCCGCTATCGAAATGTCCGACAAAAGCCAACTAACCGATCAACCAATACAAGAGAATAAGACTACAGCTATATCTAGAC ACGAAAGTCCAGAAACGGAAGTACCCCCAACTTTAATAACGCCAACAACGCCGACTGCAGGTATAGAGAAATTAGCGACTACGCCAGGAGGTAGAAGTAGAACCGAAAGAGAACAACGAAGCGGCAATACGTTATACCAGGAGCTAAGCTTTCAAGATGCTGATGCACTGGGCGAGATGGATGAGGGCGCAGATATTACTg GAACTTTCGTACATCCTGGAGAATATGCTTCATCAG TGAATGATAACTTCTTCG gCATGGGAAAGGAAGTAGAAAATCTTATTATGGAGAACAATGAATTATTGGCAACAAA aaacgcGCTTAACGTTGTCAAGGATGATCTAATTGTCAAAGTGGATGAATTAACGAG CGAGCAAGAAATATTACGAGAAGAAGTTCGAGGTTTACAACAAGCGCGTGAGCGATTGCGGCAACGAATCGCTGCCCTCGAAGAGGAACTGAAGAAGGTCAAGGAAGAAGCAGAAGCGGCAGCAAAAGCGACGAAAAGCGATGATGAGGAAGATGTGCCTCTGTCTCAAAGAAAACGGTTCACACGTGTAGAAATGGCAAGAGTGCTCATGGAACGAAATCAATATAAGGAACGTTTTATGGAGCTTCAAGAGGCCGTTAGGTGGACAGAAATGATACGAGCCAGCAAGACCGATCCTTCTAGCATCTCGGGTGGAAAGGGTTCAGTGTGGAAGTT TTTTAGCAATCTCTTCACAGGCCCGGCCGATCGAGGGGCGTTGGTACGTTCCACGCATACGTTGCCGCACGTGCGATACAGCGCACCGGCAAATCAGGTTGTCCCAGCTCCACCCCTGGATGCTATGCGTAGACGTACGTTGAAAAGTCGCCAAGATTTTCTCGACCAAGGAGACACCAT AGATACCTGGTTTTTCTGGCTTCGGGTGGGGTGCTTATTGGTCAGCAG ATCGTCCGAAAAGCTCGTAGCCAgacgcgcgagcgagcgaagagAACAATATCGTCAGGTACGAGCGCACGTTAAAAAGGAGGATGGTCGTCTGCAAGCTTACGGATGGAGCTTACCGGGGAAACCAAGTGCTCCTGTCAGGCAACCTCCTGTACCAGTTCCGGTGTATTGTCGACCCCTGCAAGAAACTGAGCCGGGGATGAAG ATTTGGTGTGGTGCCGGAGTAAATCTGAGCGGCGGTAAGACGCGTGATGGTGGATGCATGGTCGGTGGAAGTGTGTTCTACGCGGCTGAGGCTCAAGAAACAAGTAACACGAAGGCAGATGCTGAAGATGCCGTTGAACACTTGGACAAGGAGCTTCAGGAGAACGAAAACCGACGGCTCGAAGCGGAACAGTGGGAGCAACAACTTAGCTCGCTTGTCTGGATCTGCACTTCGACGCAGAAGATGTCCAAGGTCACAGTGATTGATGCGAACAATCCGGCGGATGTTTTAGAAGTGTTCAACGTTTGTCAGGGACACTTGCTTTGCATCGCAAGCGTGCCTGGTGCCAAAGAGAGCGATTACACGCAATCCTCGAATGAGAACTCGATCCGCAATTCGGCGAATGGCACAGTGAACGACAGTGAAAACAACAACGGCGCCTGTGAAGATGTTGCGAATGCAAACGAGAACGTTGAGCAGAATGGTCAGAAAAATCATCAAAATGCAGAAATTGTTGtcgataaaagtaaaaatgactCTGATAATCAGTCAGAAGATCAGGCTAATGAAAATACTGAAAAGTCCGCCGAGATGGATCAAAACTTTACGAATGAACCGCAAAGTCTGGAAAGTATAGACAGCGAGACCGCGAACTTAGGAAAAGTAAACTTCGTGCGGTTCAGCGCCGACACGCATTCCTCGCGATCTTCAAACGACAAAGATGCCACAAATGAAGAAGCAAAGGAGGAAGTCACTGAAGACACGTCTATTGAGAAGATGTCATCCATACAGCCGACGATGTGGCTCGGGGCTCAGAACGGTGCAGTTTTTGTTCATTCAGCTGTTGCTAAATGGTCGATATGCTTACATTCCGTGAAGCTAAAGGATGCAGCGTTAGCTATTGT ACATGTGCAAGGCCGAGTTCTGGTCGCTTTAGCAGATGGAACTGTAACGATATTCCGCAGAGGCGCAGATGGGCAATGGGATTTGTCTCAGTATCATGTGATTACACTCGGCAGTCCTCAACATTCCATTAGATGCATGACCGCAGTTAGCGGAAAAACAGTGTGGTGTGGTTATAGAAACAAGATTCATGTGATCGATCCTATTTCGATGACGCTTGAG tgcACAGTAGATGCACATCCCCGTAGAGAGTCTCAAGTGCGACAATTGGCATGGCTAGGTGATGGAGTGTGGGTCAGTATCAGGCTTGATTCGACATTAAGATTATATCATGCCCACACTTATCAGCATCTCCAAGACGTCGATATAGAGCCGTACGTCAGCAAGATGCTTGGTACGGGAAAGCTTGGGTTTTCCTTCGTGCGCATTACCGCGCTGCTTATTTCCTCGAATAGGCTGTGGATTGGTACTGGTAACGGAGTAATAATCTCAGTACCATTGTCGGAAA GTGCAGGTGGTTCGATGGCGGTAGCCAGAGTGCAAACGAGTAACAACAAAAGCGATGCACCGGGAGTTGGCGTCCGGGTCTTTGCGTCGGAACGAGGTGTCACACCGGGAAGTTTCATACCTTATTGCAGCATGGCTCACGCACAGCTCAGTTTTCATGGACACAGAGACGCTGTAAAGATGTTTGTTGCTGTACCTG GTCATGGTGGTCAAAGCGCAATAACGGACGGAACACAACCCGCGATGCTCGTTCTCTCTGGCGGTGAAGGTTACATCGATTTTAGAGTTG GTGATGGAGAAGAGACAGAGGAGAACATGGACCGCTCGAATATCGCGATCAGCAACGAAGAGCATGGTGAACAGAGTCATTTGATTGTATGGCAAGTGCAATGTCCTTTACTGATGCCAGCCAATGGCTAG